The Corynebacterium renale genome includes a region encoding these proteins:
- a CDS encoding NAD-dependent succinate-semialdehyde dehydrogenase, which produces MTTPTQLLIDGTWRDSSNNETFDVYNPATEEKIASVASATSADAKAALDAAVAAQEEWAATSPRERADILYRAYDIVTERSEEFARLMTQEMGKPLSEARGEVTYGANYLRWFAEEATRLYGRFSSNPEGTQTMITRIKPVGPCLLITPWNFPLAMATRKVAPAIAAGCTMVLKPAKLTPLTALLFADVMREAGLPDGVLNVVPSNSASSISEPLLSDDRLRKVSFTGSTAVGRTLLEQASGNVVRTSMELGGNAPFIVLPDADIDAAVDGAMAAKMRNIGEACTAANRFLVHESIAEEFSTKLADRFKQLTVGNGLEDGVDVGPLIQPDAVENCQALVSDAVERGARILVGGGAPEGNGYFFNPTVLVDVPTDARVFTEEIFGPIAPIFSFSTEDEAIALANDTEYGLACYFYTASWDTALRLTDRLEYGLAGWNAGAISNAAAPFGGVKQSGMGREGGAEGIEEYTEVQYLAIPHN; this is translated from the coding sequence ATGACTACTCCGACACAATTGCTTATCGACGGCACCTGGCGCGACAGCTCCAACAACGAAACATTTGACGTCTACAACCCTGCCACCGAGGAGAAGATTGCCTCGGTGGCTTCTGCTACCAGCGCTGATGCGAAGGCCGCACTGGATGCTGCAGTCGCCGCACAAGAAGAATGGGCCGCGACATCCCCGCGCGAGCGCGCTGACATTTTGTACCGCGCCTACGACATCGTCACCGAACGCTCCGAGGAATTCGCCCGCCTCATGACCCAGGAAATGGGCAAACCACTTTCCGAAGCCCGCGGCGAAGTCACCTACGGCGCGAACTACCTGCGCTGGTTCGCCGAGGAAGCCACCCGCCTCTACGGCCGCTTCTCCTCCAACCCGGAGGGCACACAAACAATGATTACCCGCATCAAGCCGGTAGGACCCTGCCTTTTGATTACCCCGTGGAACTTCCCGCTGGCGATGGCCACCCGCAAGGTTGCGCCCGCCATCGCCGCCGGCTGCACGATGGTCCTCAAGCCTGCGAAGCTCACCCCACTGACGGCGCTTCTCTTCGCCGACGTCATGCGCGAGGCCGGCCTCCCCGACGGCGTGCTCAACGTTGTGCCGTCGAACTCGGCGAGCTCCATCTCCGAGCCATTGCTTTCCGACGACCGCCTGCGCAAAGTCTCCTTCACCGGTTCCACCGCAGTAGGCCGCACGCTGTTGGAACAAGCCTCCGGGAACGTCGTGCGCACCTCGATGGAGCTCGGTGGCAACGCACCGTTTATCGTACTGCCGGACGCCGACATCGACGCCGCAGTCGACGGCGCGATGGCGGCGAAGATGCGCAACATCGGCGAAGCGTGCACTGCTGCGAACCGATTCTTGGTTCACGAATCCATCGCCGAGGAGTTTTCCACCAAACTAGCCGACCGTTTTAAGCAACTCACGGTAGGAAATGGCCTCGAGGACGGCGTCGATGTAGGCCCGCTGATCCAACCGGACGCAGTGGAAAACTGCCAGGCGCTCGTCTCTGATGCTGTGGAACGCGGCGCACGTATCCTCGTCGGTGGCGGCGCCCCGGAGGGCAACGGCTACTTCTTTAACCCCACCGTTCTCGTGGACGTCCCCACCGATGCGCGCGTCTTCACCGAGGAAATCTTCGGCCCCATCGCCCCAATCTTCAGCTTCAGCACCGAAGACGAGGCTATCGCCCTGGCCAACGATACCGAATACGGCCTGGCCTGCTATTTCTACACCGCCAGCTGGGATACTGCCCTGCGTCTGACCGACCGTCTCGAGTACGGGCTTGCAGGCTGGAACGCTGGCGCAATATCTAACGCCGCCGCACCGTTCGGTGGTGTGAAGCAGTCTGGCATGGGCCGCGAAGGTGGCGCCGAAGGCATCGAGGAATACACCGAGGTCCAGTACCTGGCAATCCCACACAACTAA